Proteins from a single region of Streptomyces sp. TN58:
- a CDS encoding DUF742 domain-containing protein — MRGHWYDAEAGPLVRPYAMTGGRTKPGPHGVRFDLIALVAVDTQGGADEAAESLLGPEHRALLGLCRSETQSVAELAADADLPVGVVRVLLGDLLEGGHVRVSRPVPPAQLPDERILREVIEGLRAL, encoded by the coding sequence ATGCGCGGCCACTGGTACGACGCCGAAGCGGGCCCGCTCGTCCGCCCGTACGCCATGACCGGGGGGCGTACCAAGCCGGGGCCCCACGGGGTCCGCTTCGACCTGATCGCCCTGGTCGCGGTGGACACGCAGGGCGGCGCGGACGAGGCGGCCGAGTCGCTGCTCGGCCCCGAACACCGGGCACTGCTGGGCCTCTGCCGGTCCGAGACCCAGTCGGTGGCGGAACTCGCCGCCGACGCCGATCTGCCCGTGGGAGTCGTACGGGTGCTCCTCGGCGACCTGCTGGAGGGCGGGCACGTCAGGGTCAGCCGCCCGGTGCCGCCCGCCCAACTGCCGGACGAGCGGATTCTGCGTGAAGTCATCGAGGGATTGCGAGCGCTTTGA
- a CDS encoding roadblock/LC7 domain-containing protein, translating into MIEHQRIGHDGPRRSGELDWLLDDLVHRVVEVRHAVVLSNDGLAVGASNALSREDAEHLAAVASGFHSLAKGAGRHFHAGGVRQTMVEMDEGFLFVAAAGDGSCLAVLSAANADVGLIAYEMARLVRRVGEHLYTPPRFAAKRPPAAG; encoded by the coding sequence ATGATCGAGCACCAGAGGATCGGCCACGACGGCCCCCGCAGGTCGGGCGAACTGGACTGGCTCCTGGACGACCTGGTGCACCGGGTCGTCGAGGTCCGGCACGCCGTGGTCCTCTCCAACGACGGCCTGGCGGTAGGCGCCTCCAACGCGTTGAGCCGGGAGGACGCCGAGCACCTGGCGGCGGTCGCCTCCGGTTTCCACAGCCTGGCCAAGGGCGCGGGCCGGCATTTCCACGCCGGCGGCGTGCGCCAGACGATGGTCGAGATGGACGAGGGGTTCCTCTTCGTCGCGGCCGCCGGCGACGGCTCGTGCCTGGCCGTCCTCAGCGCGGCGAACGCCGACGTCGGGCTGATCGCCTACGAGATGGCCCGGCTGGTCAGGCGGGTCGGGGAACACCTCTACACCCCGCCGAGGTTCGCGGCGAAGCGACCGCCGGCCGCCGGCTGA
- a CDS encoding ATP-binding protein: protein MRTPRRRPEAAVPRLSAPPARGRRAHAGPPAEEAAEHPVRQQPRQQSRQQPRQADDTHPPRSPAAREGRPRLRLRPATVRAKIVSLLMVPVVSLLALWAFATVDTAQDIARLARVQQVDSEIRAPVAAAVTELQAERRAAVRLLADPAADPGALDQQARRTDSAVRGLRLGDRHTVADSGDYRSDTVVRLDAFVAAAEALGSARKDITDRRATPEAAFAIYTRVVDAAFAVNGSLSGAEHPELGPDARVLLDFAHAAELLSREDALLALPGQRSADTLRQLTGAVESRRALTETAARDLPAAQQDAWQAVAKSAAYADLTGAEDRALAAGTSRDGRGAPAGWEAAHSGVSTSMREIEQAAHTAAAHRADPVAEGAFSPAGAAVLLGLAAVAASLVISVRIGRVLVVELVSLRNTALEIAHRKLPEAMERLRAGEEIDVAAETPAGAPADDEITQVGEALATVHRAALSAAVERAELAGGVSGVFVNLARRSQVLVHKQLTLLDSMERRADDPNELGDLFRLDHLTTRMRRHAESLIILSGAAPGRAWRMPVPLTNVVRAAVSEIEDYPRVEVRQLAEAAVVGGAVADLTHLLAELIENAAQFSPPHTKVRVSGEPVGTGYVLEVEDRGLGMGREALGDANRRIEQSEDLDLFDSDRLGLFVVSRLSARHGVKVHLRTSPYGGTTAVVLLPHSILQGAVTVGDPDREPQRDPAGAADRAGADRAPGRREERPPRGPAPAAPQPQPPAVTVVRDGSRGPDAVGDDARGTPAGAASAPASAGEPRPAPVAPLRPRTAGGGSTRTQAAAPPASSASAVTELPRRVRQASLVPQLREAPAPQEPAGVRSPEDPPGRSPEQARDRMTAYRAGWARGAEDNSPHTGSEGEEV, encoded by the coding sequence ATGCGAACACCCCGCAGAAGACCGGAAGCAGCGGTGCCGCGGCTGTCCGCGCCGCCGGCCCGCGGCCGCCGGGCCCACGCCGGGCCGCCGGCCGAGGAAGCGGCGGAGCACCCGGTGCGGCAACAGCCGAGGCAACAGTCGAGGCAACAGCCGCGACAGGCCGACGACACGCACCCGCCGCGCTCCCCGGCCGCGCGTGAGGGCCGCCCCCGGCTACGACTGCGCCCCGCCACCGTCCGCGCGAAGATCGTCTCCCTGCTGATGGTCCCGGTCGTCTCGCTCCTCGCGCTCTGGGCCTTCGCCACCGTCGACACCGCCCAGGACATAGCCCGGCTGGCCCGTGTCCAGCAGGTCGACTCCGAGATACGCGCCCCCGTCGCCGCCGCCGTCACCGAGCTCCAGGCCGAACGCCGCGCGGCCGTCCGCCTCCTGGCCGACCCCGCCGCCGACCCCGGCGCCCTGGACCAGCAGGCCCGTCGCACCGACAGCGCCGTCCGCGGCCTGCGGCTCGGCGACCGGCACACCGTCGCCGACTCCGGCGACTACCGCTCGGACACCGTGGTCCGACTGGACGCGTTCGTCGCCGCCGCCGAAGCACTGGGCTCGGCCCGCAAGGACATCACCGACCGCCGCGCCACCCCCGAGGCGGCCTTCGCGATCTACACCCGCGTCGTCGACGCCGCGTTCGCCGTGAACGGCTCCCTCTCCGGGGCCGAACACCCCGAACTCGGCCCCGACGCACGGGTCCTGCTCGACTTCGCCCACGCCGCCGAACTCCTCTCCCGCGAGGACGCCCTGCTCGCCCTGCCGGGCCAGCGCAGCGCCGACACGCTCCGCCAGCTGACCGGGGCCGTCGAGTCCCGCCGCGCCCTCACCGAGACCGCGGCCCGCGACCTGCCCGCCGCCCAGCAGGACGCCTGGCAGGCCGTCGCCAAGAGCGCCGCCTACGCCGACCTCACCGGCGCCGAGGACCGGGCCCTGGCCGCCGGCACCTCCCGTGACGGCCGCGGCGCGCCCGCAGGATGGGAAGCCGCGCACAGCGGCGTCAGCACCTCGATGCGGGAGATCGAACAGGCCGCGCACACCGCGGCCGCGCACCGGGCCGACCCCGTCGCCGAAGGGGCCTTCAGCCCCGCCGGAGCCGCCGTACTGCTGGGTCTGGCGGCCGTCGCGGCGTCCCTCGTCATCTCCGTCCGGATCGGCCGGGTCCTCGTCGTCGAACTGGTCTCGCTCCGCAACACCGCCCTGGAGATCGCCCACCGCAAACTCCCCGAGGCGATGGAGCGGCTGCGCGCGGGCGAGGAGATCGACGTCGCCGCCGAGACCCCGGCCGGCGCGCCCGCCGACGACGAGATCACCCAGGTCGGCGAGGCGTTGGCCACGGTGCACCGGGCCGCGCTCAGCGCCGCCGTCGAGCGGGCGGAGCTGGCCGGCGGAGTGTCCGGCGTCTTCGTCAACCTCGCGCGCCGAAGCCAGGTCCTCGTACACAAGCAGCTCACCCTGCTGGACTCGATGGAGCGGCGCGCCGACGACCCGAACGAGCTCGGCGACCTCTTCCGCCTCGACCACCTCACCACCCGGATGCGTCGGCACGCGGAGAGCCTGATCATCCTCTCGGGCGCGGCCCCGGGCCGTGCCTGGCGCATGCCGGTTCCCCTCACGAACGTCGTCCGTGCCGCCGTCTCGGAGATCGAGGACTACCCGCGCGTCGAGGTCCGCCAGCTCGCCGAGGCCGCGGTGGTCGGTGGGGCCGTCGCCGACCTCACCCACCTCCTCGCCGAACTCATCGAGAACGCCGCCCAGTTCTCCCCGCCCCACACCAAGGTCCGGGTCAGCGGTGAACCGGTCGGCACCGGCTACGTCCTGGAGGTCGAGGACCGCGGACTGGGCATGGGCCGCGAAGCCCTGGGCGACGCCAACCGGCGCATCGAGCAGTCCGAGGACCTCGACCTCTTCGACAGCGACCGGCTGGGCCTCTTCGTGGTCAGCCGCCTGTCGGCCCGCCACGGCGTGAAGGTGCACCTGCGCACCTCGCCCTACGGCGGCACCACCGCCGTGGTGCTGCTGCCCCACTCCATCCTCCAGGGGGCCGTCACCGTCGGCGACCCGGACCGGGAGCCGCAACGGGACCCGGCCGGGGCCGCGGACCGTGCCGGCGCGGACCGCGCCCCCGGGCGTCGGGAGGAGCGGCCGCCCCGGGGACCTGCGCCGGCAGCGCCGCAGCCTCAGCCACCTGCCGTGACCGTCGTACGGGACGGGTCGCGCGGCCCGGACGCCGTGGGCGACGACGCGCGCGGCACGCCGGCCGGCGCCGCGTCCGCCCCGGCGTCCGCCGGGGAGCCGCGCCCGGCACCGGTGGCCCCGCTCCGGCCGCGCACCGCCGGGGGAGGGAGCACCCGTACGCAGGCCGCCGCGCCTCCCGCGTCCTCCGCGTCCGCCGTCACGGAACTGCCGCGCAGGGTGCGCCAGGCCAGCCTCGTCCCGCAGCTGCGGGAGGCTCCCGCGCCCCAGGAGCCCGCCGGTGTCCGGTCGCCCGAGGACCCGCCGGGGCGCAGCCCGGAGCAGGCCCGGGACCGGATGACGGCCTATCGCGCCGGATGGGCCCGCGGCGCCGAGGACAACTCCCCCCACACAGGCAGCGAAGGAGAAGAAGTGTGA
- a CDS encoding MHYT domain-containing protein, producing MGHLDHAAYGWLTPVLSYVMASIGAALGLRCTVRALAATGAVRRNWLLTAASAIGTGIWTMHFVAMLGFEVTGTEIHYDVPLTILSLLVAMLVVGAGVFAVGYGRARGRALVLGGLTTGIGVASMHYLGMAALRLHGEVTYDPLVVGLSVVIAVVAATAALWAALNIRSPLAVAAASLVMGAAVSSMHYTGMTAVAVSVSPSDAALPGATAMQFIFPLAVGLGSYLFITAAFVALSPTADERAASASARHLGEHTAAAH from the coding sequence CTGGGACATCTGGACCACGCCGCCTACGGCTGGCTGACACCCGTGCTGTCATACGTGATGGCATCGATCGGCGCCGCCCTCGGGCTGCGCTGCACGGTCCGCGCACTCGCCGCGACCGGAGCCGTCCGCCGCAACTGGCTCCTCACCGCGGCCTCCGCCATCGGAACCGGCATCTGGACCATGCACTTCGTCGCGATGCTCGGCTTCGAGGTCACCGGGACGGAGATCCACTACGACGTGCCGCTCACCATCCTCAGCCTGCTCGTCGCCATGCTCGTCGTCGGTGCCGGGGTCTTCGCGGTGGGCTACGGCAGGGCGCGCGGGCGTGCCCTCGTACTGGGCGGGCTCACCACCGGAATCGGGGTCGCCAGCATGCACTACCTGGGCATGGCGGCCCTGCGCCTGCACGGTGAGGTCACTTACGACCCGCTCGTCGTCGGGCTGTCCGTCGTCATCGCCGTGGTCGCCGCCACCGCCGCTCTCTGGGCCGCGCTCAACATCAGGTCGCCCCTGGCCGTGGCCGCCGCCTCCCTCGTCATGGGCGCCGCCGTCAGCAGCATGCACTACACGGGCATGACCGCCGTCGCCGTCAGCGTCAGCCCCTCGGACGCCGCCCTGCCCGGGGCCACCGCGATGCAGTTCATCTTCCCGCTCGCCGTCGGACTGGGCTCCTACCTGTTCATCACCGCCGCCTTCGTCGCGCTCTCCCCGACGGCCGACGAGCGCGCCGCCTCCGCCTCCGCCCGGCACCTGGGGGAGCACACCGCGGCCGCGCACTGA
- a CDS encoding class I SAM-dependent methyltransferase, with translation MSEDHTHVQEFFGARAEGWDRKFPEDGPAFATAVAEFGLRPGDRVLDAGCGTGRALASLRATVGPAGTVLGVDLTPQMLAAAQRAGRAAEGALLLADVARLPLRDEALDAVFAAGLIAHLPDPAANLRELARVVRPGGRLALFHPIGRAALAARHGRELTPQDLRAEHNLGPLLSASGWDMTSYADEDHRFLALAARRS, from the coding sequence ATGAGCGAAGACCACACCCACGTGCAGGAGTTCTTCGGGGCGCGGGCCGAAGGCTGGGACCGCAAGTTCCCGGAGGACGGGCCGGCCTTCGCCACCGCCGTGGCGGAGTTCGGGCTGCGGCCCGGGGACCGGGTGCTCGACGCGGGCTGCGGCACCGGGCGGGCCCTGGCCTCACTGCGGGCCACGGTCGGACCCGCGGGCACCGTGCTCGGCGTGGACCTCACACCGCAGATGCTGGCCGCCGCGCAGCGGGCCGGGCGCGCAGCCGAGGGCGCGCTGCTGCTCGCCGACGTGGCCCGGCTGCCGCTGCGCGACGAGGCGCTGGACGCGGTGTTCGCCGCCGGGCTCATCGCCCACCTGCCCGATCCGGCGGCGAACCTGCGCGAACTGGCGCGGGTGGTCCGGCCGGGCGGCCGGCTCGCGCTCTTCCACCCGATCGGGCGGGCCGCGCTCGCCGCGCGCCACGGCCGCGAGCTGACCCCGCAGGACCTGCGGGCCGAGCACAACCTCGGCCCGCTCCTGTCCGCCTCCGGATGGGACATGACCTCGTACGCCGACGAGGACCACCGGTTCCTGGCGCTGGCCGCGCGCCGGTCCTGA
- a CDS encoding oxygenase MpaB family protein, protein MQRYDRLKEILRLDPDQDFLAIYRLTATCEFPWDFARALELALFRTYAVPSIGGLLAETAEFTERTQKRYDDTALLLDAVVEHGFDSDTARTAIRRVNQMHRSYDISNDDMRYVLCTFVVIPSRWLDAYGWRPMTHHERRASANYYTALGRHLGITDIPGSYEEFEATLDAYEAAHFGWDEGARKVADSTLDLMASWYPAPLAPAVRRGGLALLDDSLIAAFRYEAPNAGFRKLVQGALRLRGRAVRLLPPRRAPHYARQNPEIKGYPDGYDVGELGTFPVPGGGGCPVPHPRRPAGAEAQPPA, encoded by the coding sequence GTGCAGCGTTACGACCGGCTTAAGGAGATCCTCCGGCTCGATCCCGACCAGGACTTCCTCGCCATCTACCGGCTCACCGCCACCTGCGAGTTCCCCTGGGACTTCGCCCGCGCCCTGGAGCTCGCGCTGTTCCGGACGTACGCCGTCCCCAGCATCGGCGGCCTGCTGGCCGAGACCGCCGAGTTCACCGAGCGCACGCAGAAGCGCTACGACGACACCGCGCTGCTCCTCGACGCGGTCGTCGAGCACGGCTTCGACAGCGACACCGCGCGCACGGCGATCCGCCGCGTCAACCAGATGCACCGCAGTTACGACATCTCCAACGACGACATGCGCTACGTCCTGTGCACGTTCGTGGTGATTCCGTCCCGCTGGCTGGACGCCTACGGCTGGCGCCCCATGACCCACCACGAACGCCGGGCGAGCGCCAACTACTACACCGCTCTCGGCCGACACCTGGGCATCACGGACATCCCGGGCTCCTACGAGGAGTTCGAAGCCACCCTCGACGCCTACGAGGCGGCCCACTTCGGCTGGGACGAGGGCGCCCGCAAGGTCGCCGACTCCACCCTCGACCTGATGGCCTCCTGGTACCCGGCACCGCTCGCACCCGCCGTGCGCCGCGGAGGCCTCGCCCTCCTCGACGACTCACTGATCGCCGCCTTCCGGTACGAGGCCCCGAACGCCGGCTTCCGGAAGCTGGTGCAGGGCGCCTTGCGCCTGCGGGGCCGCGCGGTCCGTCTGCTGCCCCCGCGCCGGGCCCCGCACTACGCCCGCCAGAACCCGGAGATCAAGGGCTATCCCGACGGTTACGACGTGGGCGAGCTCGGCACCTTCCCCGTGCCCGGCGGGGGCGGCTGCCCCGTACCGCATCCGCGCCGGCCCGCCGGGGCCGAGGCCCAGCCTCCGGCCTGA